In the Armigeres subalbatus isolate Guangzhou_Male unplaced genomic scaffold, GZ_Asu_2 Contig1112, whole genome shotgun sequence genome, CATCCCTAAAAAAACAGAACAATTTTGATCCCATCCCTCAAGTTCTACTTGATTTACCACTTACTTGTTCTGAAACATCTCCAGCGCCCGCTCGTCTTCCGCATTCATCTTGATATCGTCGAAGAAGTCCTGTCCGTCGACGTCGGCTTCCTCACGGTATTCCTCATCCGATTCGTCTGATGAAGCCGCATCACCCAGCCGGTGCCGTCTCTTTCCGGAAGCATTGGCAGCGGCGACGGACTCGGCCAGGGATGGTCCAAACGAATCGCCCAGTATGTTAAGCTCCGCCTGCTGTTTGCGGGCTTGTTGGAGAATCTTTTTCGTGGCTCGCGAATCGACAAAATCCTCTTCTTCGGCGCGCAGTCGAATCTTGGGTGCCTTCGGTTTCTTCGAGACCCGGCCCTCGTTCATCTGATCTCCGAGCGACATTTTTGGACCTGTAAGGCCTTTAATGCGGTGTGCTTTGGACTTTCCCATATTTTGTGTATACtttttcactattttaataaaaatatgcACTAAACAAGTGAAACTGATTCGCGTACCGTGAAGAAAAATCGCAAATatttattcaaaacaaaaccGCGTGATGATTTTTGACAGATTCAAATTGAACGAAACTTGCGAGATGCATGAGCGTACTTTTCGTTGAGCTGTGGGGGCAAACAACTCATACACGGTAACCAGAATATACTCTTTTAGGACTATAAAGTACGCATAATCATGGAAAAGTGGaactacagtgaacgttcgctaattggggtttttctagttggggcgctttttagttgggggttcgctaattggagcgaaacccaatt is a window encoding:
- the LOC134202250 gene encoding bystin-like yields the protein MGKSKAHRIKGLTGPKMSLGDQMNEGRVSKKPKAPKIRLRAEEEDFVDSRATKKILQQARKQQAELNILGDSFGPSLAESVAAANASGKRRHRLGDAASSDESDEEYREEADVDGQDFFDDIKMNAEDERALEMFQNK